A part of Palaemon carinicauda isolate YSFRI2023 chromosome 8, ASM3689809v2, whole genome shotgun sequence genomic DNA contains:
- the LOC137644767 gene encoding RNA-binding protein 47-like yields the protein MEHDSIRSQWRKCNMAIVKLESMGYSPIVQIHGQRIYGPPPNWVDSVPPRGSEIFVGNLPRDLYEDELLPVMERVGPIYKLRLMLDFTGTNRGYAFVTFKNPHFAMKAVKELDRFEIRPRNFIGVTPSLDNRRLFLGNIPKEKTREELFREASRLTENVERIIMFLQLDDRQKNRGFALIEYRTHRDAAMARRRLLADKPIFWGNVQVTIDWAAPEEHDLNSHMAQVM from the coding sequence ATGGAGCATGATAGCATCCGTTCGCAGTGGAGGAAGTGTAATATGGCCATCGTCAAACTGGAGAGTATGGGCTACAGTCCAATTGTGCAAATCCATGGCCAACGAATCTATGGGCCTCCGCCTAACTGGGTAGATTCCGTACCTCCAAGAGGTAGTGAAATCTTCGTCGGTAACCTTCCCAGAGACTTGTATGAAGACGAACTCTTGCCCGTCATGGAGCGCGTTGGTCCCATCTATAAACTGAGACTCATGCTGGATTTTACGGGGACGAATCGAGGGTACGCTTTCGTGACATTCAAGAACCCCCATTTCGCCATGAAGGCAGTGAAAGAACTGGACCGCTTCGAGATCCGTCCGCGGAACTTCATTGGTGTGACGCCGAGCCTCGACAATCGGAGGCTGTTCTTGGGGAACATTCCCAAAGAGAAGACCCGCGAAGAACTGTTCAGGGAGGCTAGTCGTCTGACGGAAAACGTCGAGCGAATCATCATGTTTTTACAACTTGACGATCGACAGAAGAACAGAGGGTTCGCTTTGATCGAATATAGGACCCATCGCGATGCAGCTATGGCCAGGAGGCGGCTGCTTGCCGATAAACCCATATTTTGGGGTAACGTTCAAGTCACCATCGATTGGGCTGCCCCTGAAGAACATGACTTGAACTCGCATATGGCCCAggtaatgtaa